Proteins found in one Zea mays cultivar B73 chromosome 1, Zm-B73-REFERENCE-NAM-5.0, whole genome shotgun sequence genomic segment:
- the LOC100277656 gene encoding Protein LURP-one-related 15, whose translation MDTEAVPALAVVDARFCAAGAATLAVAKALSMSGSDFAVTDAATGAPVLRVDGVLFSLRRRCVLVDADRRPVLTVQESALMLNTRWKVFRGDSTRRRDLMFSVVKPSVIQLRGPTKVSVFLASNDAEQACDFRITGSYHDGACAVSLGDSDTVIAKIDRRFSVVSALLGKNSYSVTVNPGIDYAFVVALVVILDEMHYQR comes from the exons ATGGATACGGAGGCGGTCCCGGCGCTGGCGGTGGTGGACGCGCGGTTCTGCGCGGCGGGCGCGGCCACGCTGGCCGTGGCCAAGGCGCTGAGCATGTCCGGCAGCGACTTCGCCGTCACGGACGCGGCCACGGGCGCGCCCGTGCTGCGCGTCGACGGCGTGCTCTTCAGCCTGCGCCGGCGCTGCGTGCTCGTCGACGCCGACCGCCGCCCCGTCCTCACCGTCCAAGAATCG GCGCTGATGCTGAACACGCGGTGGAAGGTGTTCCGGGGCGACAGCACCCGCCGGCGGGACCTCATGTTCAGCGTCGTGAAGCCGTCCGTGATCCAGCTGCGGGGGCCCACCAAGGTCAGCGTCTTCCTCGCCAGCAACGACGCCGAGCAGGCCTGCGACTTCAGGATCACCGGCAGCTACCACGACGGCGCCTGCGCCGTCTCCCTCGGCGACTCCGACACCGTCATCGCCAAG ATCGACCGGCGGTTCAGCGTGGTCAGCGCGCTGCTGGGGAAGAACTCGTACAGCGTCACCGTCAACCCGGGGATCGACTACGCCTTCGTCGTCGCGCTCGTCGTCATCCTCGACGAGATGCATTACCAGCGATGA
- the LOC100279190 gene encoding SCAR-like protein 1 isoform X1, translating into MIRHQIRNEYGLADPEVYAAPGEEDDPEALLEGVAMAGLVGVLRQLGDLAEFAAEIFHDLHEEAMATASRGHGLMLRLQQLEAEFPAVEKAIISQTEHSNYPHDDGAEWHSNVQLKQNVITQGDMPRFIMDSYEECRGPPQLFTLDKFDVAGAGASLKRYSDPSFFKTEHASNMIEADVLIENKPRRIKKKAMRWRKGATLESLLTANSESQITPKDRTSRKVPPRTTKLKSRQPRSPDHKTTSRILREHLQEVILSQKKIISRYSVRHYYVKFGSPDSSETAPPFGEMDSFGALVQSSGKLDLTKVVPVNESDAVDTKSEPIDGSAYLELGDKRNLGKQHEPFQQNGMVHSSEKLPDCPYLDIGESNNRSHLTCEEKPRLAEVPADQKDVDGRRPDDIVSDQDNFIGASNDTDMENKEGLQMKTECDPSASVELVELNRHNKEGDKVLYAEPPEVGPAIDSSLGLDNASSGEEPTCVDLPLSSDSAPTVSATNGPNSGSQSGRQMNGVDWSTDEESSNDVDLIDVSSSSSVVSENGDVQNNDCLVSCLQHEEAIHSLSDDHAGAIHNSDEQSPNTSSNWDDMAIGCNNYTEKVHHPVEHVQDVVLDDISMILSKPNDVSEDEDKISSGNADDLSLHPTKLNQEEIQELKTESEEGRSLESGSSPSKASLPNKDHVSMNDVEADTVTIPKETVADTAPTGLDPDGIDERQDGVAPKYSSIHNSVLYESYDDKIAEDTHSLLDDGLSTTFDDDKHVAEDHQFVVLEQRTCPTSLNTCKDDSMQGCAVARDFTDAEKLPGVVSGVLASQLETESHVGETLASTSYAFSDDTEALEIGVPLAPGTSFLPNTSSSLVEKHELTETEEIAEVGEFVVAKESTTSVFAVDVVPPKEFIDANIHPEKVEVLATSLTEEATRLDLQLQSPSREVLETTEAIHRNFGAVDESREDISKKSMLQTDNSPLIVETTSEKCSDRDGDTQFLVKSDYQEELLKEGSHNAEDRSLCDLNKDGAVTLKSNAVEKQPVNAGQDLAWGMHAQDSSSTNPFLDPAYLMSHTQIYSSSSMSSQPCFPEEEDFLSELVIQHDNMGVTADALWEPATPPDDAPLPSEIMTEDDFRSFCQEYHEIDFSSVTNCSHSEPASDSNKIPNAFLIRESDFPCYNSALPVKLDQEACIHSKFCSECVEYSCAVERQGTTSMVVSGKEDRVGKDETPGVDFHLNFLEFSNDNRSPELNMLSVPVDLRQELHGLPEVDSRDSSPLLHKEKTSEECCFSLSNNVVEVKQELEIRADLVPHSSINEKVDGLDEAVPVEPEAHACALDEYDNQDVPHISTSEKNETLTLGKPVLVQGPEVCAFGGFECDPPIIPSPSVDETKDNLEVRMNMILQSFHHSLRTSFQAEQKSECYTSGEHDSQTVPFPLHDENINELDDPPLSNADELDRESKACVPHECDAQIAPCSTDEDIHELDHPPLSSPALVDLESEDHVSDDRDSEVTPCLVKDKIDESVDAQPNLLPGELEQETHAPPELDFRVAPQSAKESDCSTEFDSQAAPCSSNIPVLANTTVSTCISAMPSSEETYQLSPVPPPTVQFQNDSYKDPQALLADSYKDPQAPPPLPPLQWRLGKPRLGLLSRKGCMTEPARVIDPVLQISSQEMDIRPGLLDPTDRSIEPVSCQEIKEDRCESSLIDHNDQNVDFDRLSTRVAVTDVARTEHRLSLETSEDIKQQGHISSSATGVGEHLDAGFTSTMADEEHLDDSGMTHGTALYLSDPLFPLPTYELQDPQPDTRENSEHPSQTHGAASGDDKSMDAVGSMESTLTKGHVSGNRCYQQPQHGESSSETSDHKEHITNASEDGVKHQSGTSEAPSDTAKHSAPGTLLKGNVQESQILQEHNVGSSEDDQPGGLLYSLEPVAPQGENKNQVNNPGLLLEWPGDTSELVTGLEKSCYAHAEQPPVMGWTVGPQMLHPKYGILEEESQFEPNIADNHLIRKPISIKNIPRNPLVDAVAAHDRSSMRKVSELAPPTDKPKPNERNMLLEQIRNKTFSLKPVAPAQQTAMRSPARTSTRNLKVAAIIEKANAIRQAVGSDDEDADSWSDT; encoded by the exons ATGATACGGCACCAGATACGGAACGAGTATGGGCTGGCGGATCCGGAGGTGTACGCGGCCCCGGGGGAGGAGGATGACCCGGAGGCGCTCCTCGAGGGCGTCGCCATGGCCGGCCTCGTCGGCGTGCTCCGCCAGCTCGGGGATCTCGCCGA GTTTGCAGCTGAAATTTTTCATGACCTTCACGAAGAGGCTATGGCTACTGCTTCTAGAGGACATGGTTTAATGCTCCGGTTGCAGCAGTTGGAGGCAGAATTTCCAGCAGTTGAAAAGGCTATTATATCTCAGACGGAGCACTCAAATTATCCACATGATGATG GAGCTGAGTGGCATTCTAATGTTCAACTTAAACAGAATGTGATCACACAAGGAGATATGCCTCGTTTCATTATGGATTCATATGAAGAATGTCGTGGTCCGCCACAATTGTTCACATTGGATAA gtttgatgttgctggtgctgGAGCCTCCTTAAAACGATATTCAGACCCTTCTTTCTTCAAGACAGAACATGCCTCCAACATGATAGAAGCGGATGTTTTAATTGAAAATAAACCTCGTAGAATTAAG AAGAAGGCCATGCGTTGGAGGAAAGGGGCAACTCTTGAATCATTACTCACTGCAAACTCAGA GTCTCAAATTACCCCCAAGGATCGAACTTCTAGAAAAGTTCCACCTAGGACAACAAAGTTGAAATCCAGGCAACCACGGAGTCCTGATCATAAAACCACTAGCAGAATCTTGAGGGAGCATCTGCAAGAAGTGATTTTATCGCAGAAAAAAATCATCTCCAGATATTCGGTGAGGCATTACTATGTGAAATTTGGATCGCCTGACTCAAGTGAAACTGCACCTCCTTTTGGAGAAATGGACAGTTTTGGCGCCCTTGTTCAATCTTCTGGTAAATTGGATCTGACAAAAGTTGTTCCAGTAAACGAATCTGATGCTGTGGATACTAAATCTGAACCCATTGATGGATCGGCTTATTTGGAGCTAGGTGATAAACGGAATCTGGGGAAACAacatgaaccttttcaacaaaatGGCATGGTCCATAGCTCAGAAAAGCTGCCGGATTGTCCATACTTGGATATTGGAGAAAGTAATAACAGATCACATTTGACATGTGAAGAGAAACCCCGATTGGCTGAGGTTCCTGCTGATCAGAAAGATGTTGATGGCCGCAGGCCTGATGACATCGTGAGTGATCAAGACAACTTCATTGGTGCTTCTAATGACACGGACATGGAAAACAAAGAAGGTCTTCAAATGAAAACTGAATGTGATCCCAGTGCCAGTGTTGAACTGGTTGAATTGAACCGTCACAACAAGGAAGGTGACAAAGTATTGTATGCCGAACCTCCAGAAGTAGGTCCTGCAATAGACTCGTCATTGGGATTGGATAATGCAAGCAGTGGTGAAGAACCAACCTGTGTGGACTTGCCACTGTCAAGTGATTCTGCTCCCACAGTGTCAGCCACCAATGGTCCAAACTCTGGTTCACAATCTGGCAGACAAATGAATGGTGTTGACTGGTCCACAGACGAAGAGTCTTCTAACGATGTGGATCTAATTGACGTGAGCTCATCTTCTAGTGTAGTTTCTGAAAATGGTGACGTACAAAACAATGATTGTCTCGTTAGTTGTCTACAACACGAGGAAGCGATTCACTCTCTGAGTGATGATCATGCTGGTGCTATCCATAATTCTGATGAACAGTCACCGAATACGTCTAGCAACTGGGATG ATATGGCTATTGGCTGCAACAATTACACCGAGAAAGTACATCATCCAGTGGAGCATGTCCAGGATGTTGTACTAGATGATATTTCTATGATACTGAGCAAACCTAATGATGTTTCAGAAGACGAAGATAAAATCAGTTCAGGGAATGCTGATGATTTGTCTCTCCACCCTACCAAATTGAACCAAGAGGAAATACAGGAGTTGAAGACAGAATCGGAAGAAGGCAGATCTCTAGAATCAGGAAGTTCACCTAGCAAAGCATCATTGCCAAATAAGGATCATGTGTCGATGAATGATGTAGAAGCCGACACTGTTACAATTCCTAAAGAAACTGTTGCAGATACTGCACCAACAGGTTTGGATCCTGATGGCATCGACGAGCGTCAAGATG GAGTTGCACCGAAATATTCAAGCATCCACAATAGTGTACTGTATGAATCATATGATGACAAGATTGCTGAAGACACACACTCTTTACTAGATGATGGCCTATCAACTACTTTCGATGACGATAAGCATGTTGCAGAGGATCATCAATTTGTTGTTCTTGAACAAAGGACTTGTCCAACTAGCCTCAACACATGCAAGGATGATTCTATGCAAGGATGTGCCGTGGCCAGGGATTTCACTGATGCTGAAAAGCTTCCGGGAGTCGTTTCAGGTGTATTAGCTTCTCAACTGGAGACAGAATCTCATGTAGGAGAGACACTTGCATCCACGTCCTATGCATTCAGTGATGATACTGAAGCACTAGAGATTGGTGTCCCTCTAGCCCCTGGTACTTCCTTTCTACCTAACACCAGTAGTTCCTTGGTAGAAAAACATGAATTGACTGAAACAGAAGAAATTGCAGAGGTTGGTGAATTTGTGGTTGCAAAAGAATCAACTACTAGCGTATTTGCagttgatgtggtacctcccaaaGAGTTCATTGATGCTAACATACATCCTGAAAAGGTAGAGGTTCTGGCTACAAGTTTGACTGAAGAAGCCACTAGGCTGGATTTACAACTACAGTCTCCTTCCAGGGAAGTTTTGGAAACAACGGAAGCTATTCACAGAAATTTTGGGGCAGTAGATGAATCAAGAGAAGATATCTCTAAGAAGAGTATGTTGCAGACAGACAATAGTCCTCTTATTGTAGAGACTACAAGTGAAAAATGTAGTGACAGGGATGGTGATACACAATTTCTAGTAAAATCTGATTATCAAGAGGAATTACTAAAAGAGGGCAGTCATAATGCTGAAGATCGATCTCTCTGCGATTTGAACAAGGATGGTGCAGTAACCTTGAAAAGTAATGCAGTTGAGAAACAACCAGTGAATGCTGGTCAAGATTTGGCGTGGGGGATGCACGCTCAAGATTCTAGTAGTACAAACCCGTTCCTGGATCCTGCCTACTTGATGAGCCACACTCAAATTTATTCATCTTCCAGTATGAGTAGCCAACCATGTTTCCCTGAAGAAGAGGATTTCCTTTCAGAGCTTGTAATACAACATGACAATATGGGAGTAACTGCTGATGCCCTTTGGGAACCTGCAACTCCACCTGATGATGCGCCATTACCATCAGAAATTATGACTGAAGATGATTTCAGATCCTTCTGCCAAGAATATCATGAGATAGATTTTTCATCTGTCACTAACTGTTCTCACAGTGAACCAGCCTCAGATTCTAACAAAATTCCAAATGCTTTTCTGATCAGAGAGTCAGATTTTCCATGTTATAACTCTGCCTTGCCAGTGAAGTTAGATCAGGAAGCCTGTATTCATTCTAAGTTCTGTTCTGAGTGTGTCGAATATTCATGTGCTGTGGAAAGACAAGGCACTACATCAATGGTTGTTTCTGGTAAAGAAGATCGCGTGGGCAAGGACGAGACACCAGGAGTAGATTTCCATTTAAATTTTCTCGAGTTTTCCAATGATAACAGAAGTCCTGAATTAAATATGCTCTCCGTTCCAGTGGATTTACGGCAGGAACTGCATGGCTTGCCTGAAGTTGATTCTCGTGATAGTTCCCCTTTGCTGCATAAGGAGAAGACTAGTGAAGAATGCTGCTTTTCTTTAAGCAACAACGTTGTTGAAGTGAAACAAGAGCTGGAAATCCGTGCTGACCTTGTTCCACATTCTTCTATTAATGAAAAAGTAGATGGATTAGATGAGGCTGTACCGGTGGAACCAGAGGCCCATGCCTGTGCCTTGGATGAATATGACAACCAAGATGTCCCACACATTTCAACTAGTGAGAAGAATGAAACCCTTACTTTGGGCAAACCTGTTTTAGTCCAGGGGCCAGAAGTTTGTGCCTTTGGTGGATTTGAATGTGATCCTCCAATCATTCCATCACCTTCAGTTGATGAGACTAAGGACAATCTAGAAGTCAGAATGAATATGATCCTCCAATCATTCCATCATTCTTTGAGGACTTCTTTTCAAGCAGAACAGAAGTCAGAATGCTACACCTCAGGTGAACATGATTCTCAAACCGTTCCATTTCCTTTGCATGATGAGAATATCAATGAACTGGATGATCCTCCTTTGAGCAATGCTGACGAACTGGACCGGGAATCAAAAGCTTGTGTTCCACATGAATGTGATGCTCAAATCGCTCCATGTTCAACTGATGAGGATATACATGAATTGGATCACCCTCCTTTGAGCAGTCCCGCTTTAGTGGATCTTGAATCAGAAGACCATGTCTCGGATGACCGTGATTCCGAAGTCACCCCATGTTTGGTTAAAGATAAGATTGATGAATCTGTAGATGCTCAACCAAACCTGCTTCCTGGGGAGCTAGAGCAGGAAACTCATGCACCCCCTGAATTAGACTTTCGAGTTGCTCCACAATCAGCGAAAGAATCTGATTGCTCAACTGAATTTGATTCCCAGGCCGCACCATGTTCTTCAAATATACCAGTACTAGCTAACACAACAGTGTCGACTTGTATTTCTGCCATGCCTAGCAGTGAGGAAACGTATCAGTTGTCTCCTGTTCCACCACCTACTGTACAATTTCAAAATGATTCCTACAAAGATCCTCAAGCTCTACTCGCTGATTCCTACAAAGATCCTCAAGCGCCaccccctctccctcctctccagTGGAGGCTTGGAAAGCCTCGGCTAGGACTTCTGAGTAGAAAAGGCTGTATGACTGAACCTGCAAGGGTAATAGATCCTGTTTTGCAGATATCAAGCCAAGAGATGGATATTAGGCCAGGTTTGCTTGATCCAACGGATAGATCTATAGAACCAGTATCCTGTCAAGAAATCAAAGAAGATAGATGTGAGAGTTCTTTGATAGATCATAATGATCAAAATGTGGATTTTGATAGATTATCGACCAGGGTTGCAGTAACTGATGTTGCAAGGACTGAACACAGGCTATCCTTAGAGACTTCAGAGGACATTAAGCAACAGGGGCATATTTCTTCATCGGCAACAGGAGTTGGGGAACACCTGGATGCTGGGTTCACATCAACAATGGCAGATGAGGAACATCTGGATGATTCTGGGATGACACATGGAACAGCTCTATACTTATCAGACCCTCTGTTTCCATTACCTACATATGAACTGCAGGACCCTCAACCAGATACTCGAGAAAATAGCGAGCATCCCAGTCAAACACATGGAGCTGCATCTGGGGATGATAAGTCAATGGATGCTGTTGGCAGCATGGAAAGCACCCTAACAAAAGGACATGTTTCTGGAAATAGGTGCTACCAGCAACCTCAGCATGGTGAATCGTCCTCAGAGACTTCAGACCATAAAGAGCATATTACAAATGCATCAGAGGATGGTGTTAAGCATCAGTCAGGTACAAGTGAGGCACCTTCAGACACAGCAAAGCATTCTGCACCAGGCACGCTGTTGAAAGGGAATGTCCAAGAGAGTCAAATTTTACAGGAACATAATGTGGGGAGTTCCGAGGACGATCAACCAGGAGGCCTGTTGTACAGCTTAGAACCAGTGGCACCTCAAGGGGAAAACAAAAACCAGGTTAACAACCCAGGCCTGTTACTGGAATGGCCTGGAGATACAAGTGAGTTGGTCACTGGCCTTGAAAAAAGTTGCTATGCGCATGCTGAGCAGCCACCTGTGATGGGATGGACTGTTGGACCTCAGATGCTTCATCCTAAATATGGTATTTTAGAAGAAGAGAGCCAATTTGAGCCTAATATCGCCGACAATCATTTAATCAGGAAGCCTATTTCGATAAAAAACATCCCAAGGAATCCACTGGTTGATGCTGTTGCTGCTCATGATAGAAGCTCG ATGAGAAAGGTTTCAGAGCTTGCACCACCGACTGACAAGCCGAAGCCTAACGAGAGAAACATGTTGCTAGAACAGATAAGAAACAAG ACCTTCAGCTTGAAACCTGTTGCTCCAGCTCAGCAAACAGCAATGAGATCCCCTGCTAGAACCAGTACTAGAAACTTGAAGGTTGCCGCTATCATAGAAAAGGCAAATGCCATACGACAG GCAGTGGGAAGTGACGACGAAGACGCAGATAGTTGGAGTGATACATAA
- the LOC100282868 gene encoding uncharacterized protein LOC100282868 precursor has protein sequence MGMAAPRAPLPLPQLLLLLVAALLAAAPLPRAARADEFDVRRHLSTVTRYDVARESSSVISMPSIPDGCRVIHLNLVARHGTRAPTKKRIKELDRLAVRLEALLKEANQVLDSDSLKKIPSWIKGWESRWKGRTKGGELISEGEEELYNLATRMRERFQDLFDDEYHPDVYSIRATQVPRASASAVAFGLGLLSGKGKLGQGKNRAFSVLSESRASDICLRFFDSCETYKAYRKRKEPDVEKQKEPILEHVTAALVNRYHLKFTTRDVSSLWFLCKQEASLLNTTNQACGLFNEAEVRFLEWTDDLEGFVLKGYGESINYRMGLPLLKDVVQSMEEAIIAREENRADGTFEKARLRFAHAETVVPFSCLLGLFLEGPEIEKIQREEALDLPPLPPQGRNWKGSVVAPFAGNNMLVLYQCPSKISDGSTISGGRNNSYLVQVLHNEVPVSMPGCGNKDFCPFEEFKEKIVKPHLKHDYNMICKVKSPAASEEPASFASRVSSFFLGLLSQKGYRGVGAEGVKTEL, from the exons ATGGGCATGGCTgctccgcgcgcgccgctgcctcTCCCCCAACTGCTGCTCCTCCTCGTTGCCGCGCTCCTCGCCGCCGCTCCCCTCCCTAGGGCGGCCAGGGCGGACGAGTTCGACGTCCGCCGCCACCTCTCCACCGTCACCAG GTATGATGTGGCCAGGGAGTCCAGTAGTGTCATCTCCATGCCGTCAATCCCAGACGGGTGCCGTGTCATTCACCTCAATTTAGTG GCAAGACATGGGACTCGCGCTCCTACCAAGAAGCGCATCAAGGAGCTGGATAGATTGGCAGTTCGACTGGAAGCCCTTCTGAAAGAGGCAAATCAGGTCCTTGATAGTGATTCTCTGAAGAAAATTCCATCCTGGATTAAAGGCTGGGAATCACGCTGGAAGGGTAGGACTAAAGGTGGTGAGCTGATTAGTGAAGGGGAAGAGGAGCTTTACAATTTAGCTACCAGAATGAGGGAGAGGTTTCAAGATCTATTTGATGACGAATATCACCCTGATGTATATTCAATAAGAGCAACCCAG GTTCCTCGAGCATCAGCTAGTGCAGTGGCATTTGGGTTGGGACTACTTTCTGGGAAAGGAAAGCTTGGACAAGGGAAGAACCGAGCCTTTTCTGTTCTGAGTGAGAGTCGTGCAAGTGATATTTGTCTGAGATTCTTTGACAGCTGTGAGACATACAAG GCATACAGGAAAAGGAAGGAGCCTGATGTAGAGAAGCAAAAGGAACCAATTCTAGAGCATGTCACAGCTGCACTTGTCAATCGTTATCACCTAAAATTTACAACTCGCGATGTTTCTTCCCTCTGGTTTCTTTGTAAGCAG GAAGCATCTTTGTTGAATACAACAAATCAAGCTTGTGGGCTTTTTAATGAAGCTGAG GTTCGTTTTCTGGAGTGGACAGATGATTTGGAGGGTTTTGTTCTAAAAGGCTATGGTGAGTCAATTAACTACAGGATGGGACTGCCATTGCTCAAGGATGTTGTCCAGTCAATGGAAGAAGCAATCATAGCTAGAGAAG AAAACCGTGCTGATGGTACGTTTGAAAAGGCAAGGCTCCGATTTGCACATGCAGAAACTGTTGTTCCTTTTAGCTGCCTTCTTGGTCTTTTTCTTGAAGGTCCAG AAATTGAGAAGATACAGAGAGAGGAAGCATTGGACCTACCCCCTTTGCCGCCACAGGGAAGAAACTGGAAGGGCAGTGTTGTTGCGCCTTTTGCTGGTAACAATATGCTGGTTTTATATCAATGTCCAAGCAAAATTTCGGATGGCAGCACAATCTCTGGAGGCCGAAACAACTCTTACTTAGTTCAAGTTCTACACAACGAAGTCCCAGTTTCAATGCCT GGGTGCGGCAACAAAGATTTCTGTCCGTTCGAGGAGTTCAAG GAGAAAATTGTGAAACCGCACCTGAAGCACGACTACAACATGATATGCAAGGTCAAATCCCCAGCGGCAAGCGAGGAGCCTGCCTCGTTCGCCTCCAGGGTGTCCAGTTTCTTCCTAGGACTCCTCTCGCAGAAAGGGTACCGCGGTGTGGGCGCCGAGGGCGTCAAGACCGAGCTGTAG